One genomic segment of Helianthus annuus cultivar XRQ/B chromosome 14, HanXRQr2.0-SUNRISE, whole genome shotgun sequence includes these proteins:
- the LOC110907645 gene encoding uncharacterized protein LOC110907645 — protein MARLDQRLDQVVDQLTDRMADLINRRRQRPNDGYGSDFSNPFGDGSTSEDEQERRPRGERGGGNRRWDSMIRIDIPEFDGSSLNPEGFIDWLATVEEVFEYKEVPENKRVALIATRLRGRASAWWQQLKLTREARKVKDRDMTKMKKCLRSNFLPHNFQRLMYQQFYQLIARNDIQEPEEQLVSRYIGGLKVQIMKSVNLFDPLTIPEAHKRALAFEKQNRWVGGSFTPAGGNVGSGSGVPRGRPSQQKSGINNTGSTSKGASSSGLRYFNCGETGHRQAECKKAGKRHLFAESEDDQYEEYENNPVYDKETEYEEEVVTGDVGVNLVVRRSCYTPKADGDDWLKHNIFHSTCTILGKVCMFVIDSGSCDNLISEEAVQKLALKTQSHPKPYKLQWLKKGGEVTVSKRALVSISIGSTYKDDVVCDVVPMDACHLLLGRPWEYERNIAHNGRSNTYSFLFGGVKINLVPSKPKQLATKQSGTLLTISQFQDEFEEADNVFILIGKTVPEEVEIPDAMVPLLEEFSDVFPDELPGGLPPLRDI, from the exons ATGGCGAGATTGGATCAGCGGTTGGATCAAGTGGTCGATCAGTTGACTGACCGGATGGCCGACTTGATCAATCGTAGGAGGCAGAGACCCAATGACGGGTATGGTTCTGATTTTAGTAACCCATTTGGTGATGGTTCGACTTCCGAAGACGAACAGGAAAGGCGACCAAGGGGTGAACGTGGAGGGGGTAACAGGCGTTGGGATTCTATGATAAGGATTGATATTCCAGAATTTGATGGGTCTAGTTTGAATCCGGAGGGGTTCATCGATTGGTTGGCTACCGTGGAGGAGGTGTTTGAGTACAAAGAGGTGCCTGAAAACAAGCGGGTGGCCTTGATCGCTACCAGGTTACGTGGTAGGGCCTCTGCGTGGTGGCAACAATTGAAGTTAACACGGGAGGCTCGGAAAGTCAAGGATCGTGACATGACCAAGATGAAGAAGTGCTTGCGGTCCAACTTTTTGCCTCATAATTTTCAAAGGTTGATGTACCAAC AGTTTTACCAGTTGATTGCTAGGAATGATATTCAAGAACCGGAGGAACAACTTGTTTCTCGGTATATTGGGGGTCTGAAGGTTCAAATCATGAAGTCCGTGAATCTTTTTGACCCGTTAACCATTCCAGAGGCACACAAACGGGCATTGGCCTTTGAGAAGCAAAACCGTTGGGTGGGGGGTTCATTTACCCCTGCTGGAGGAAACGTTGGGTCGGGCAGTGGGGTACCTCGTGGCAGGCCTAGTCAGCAAAAGTCGGGGATTAACAATACCGGGTCTACTTCTAAGGGGGCTAGTAGTAGTGGCCTGAGATATTTCAATTGTGGTGAGACAGGCCATCGTCAAGCTGAGTGTAAGAAGGCTGGTAAAAGACACTTGTTTGCTGAATCTGAGGATGATCAGTATGAAGAATATGAAAATAACCCAGTGTACGATAAAGAAACTGAGTATGAAGAAGAGGTTGTGACCGGTGATGTTGGAGTGAACTTGGTAGTCAGACGCTCTTGCTATACACCAAAGGCAGATGGGGATGACTGGCTTAAGCATAACATCTTCCACTCAACATGTACTATTTTGGGAAAGGTATGCATGTTTGTTATTGATTCGGGTAGTTGTGATAATTTGATATCTGAAGAGGCGGTCCAGAAGTTGGCTTTGAAGACACAAAGTCACCCCAAACCTTATAAGCTTCAATGGCTTAAAAAGGGAGGTGAAGTGACGGTATCTAAAAGAGCCCTTGTTTCTATTTCTATTGGGTCCACATATAAAGATGATGTTGTGTGTGATGTGGTCCCTATGGACGCGTGTCACTTATTATTGGGTAGACCTTGGGAATATGAGCGTAATATAGCGCATAATGGGCGGTCAAATACTTATAGCTTTCTGTTTGGTGGTGTGAAGATAAATCTTGTTCCTAGCAAGCCTAAGCAGTTAGCCACAAAACAGTCGGGTACTCTGTTGACCATTAGTCAGTTTCAAGATGAGTTCGAGGAAGcagacaatgtttttattttgatagGGAAGACAGTGCCCGAGGAAGTCGAAATTCCTGATGCTATGGTTCCTTTGCTGGAAGAATTTTCTGATGTCTTCCCTGATGAATTGCCCGGTGGATTGCCACCTTTGCGTGACATCTAA